Proteins encoded together in one Micromonospora auratinigra window:
- the murC gene encoding UDP-N-acetylmuramate--L-alanine ligase codes for MNTAQFTPAGTTTAEDLGRIHLIGVGGVGMSGLARLFLTRGLPVSGSELREWPSLAGLRALGGTIHMTHEAANLDGVDTVVYSSAIPQDHLEMAEARRRGLRVLHRSEALAAAMTGRRTVAVAGTHGKTTTTSMVTMVLQQAGTDPSFVIGGEISEVGSGAHHGTGEHFVVEADESDRSFLIYRPYVSIVTNIEADHLNTYGDLANLEATFADFARLTDPEGFIITCADDAGGRRLAETLRAEGRRVWTYGESPDADLRLSEMASSAQGVRYLAAIEGRSLGEIRMPVPGRHMALNSACAVLTAYLLGLPVQAAEAALGAFPGVRRRFERKGVADGVLVYDEYAYHPTSMTLALQTLREVAGEGRLIVVFQPYRLYRTRDLQAEIAAALGIADEVVLLEVFGPGELRQPGEGSAALIEAVPLPAERKVFVEAWDDVPAEVARRARPGDVVVTMGAPPISLLGDQLLDALLARAGEPGAAAVGAGPDGAAATAG; via the coding sequence ATGAACACCGCGCAGTTCACCCCCGCCGGCACGACGACCGCGGAGGACCTGGGCCGGATCCACCTGATCGGGGTGGGCGGCGTCGGCATGAGCGGCCTGGCCCGGCTCTTCCTCACCCGGGGGCTGCCGGTCTCCGGCAGCGAGCTGCGGGAGTGGCCCTCCCTGGCCGGCCTGCGGGCGCTCGGCGGCACCATCCACATGACCCACGAGGCGGCGAACCTCGACGGGGTGGACACGGTCGTCTACTCGTCGGCCATCCCGCAGGACCACCTGGAGATGGCCGAGGCCCGCCGGCGGGGCCTGCGGGTGCTGCACCGCTCCGAGGCGCTCGCCGCCGCGATGACCGGCCGACGGACGGTGGCGGTGGCCGGCACCCACGGCAAGACCACCACCACCTCGATGGTGACCATGGTGCTCCAGCAGGCCGGCACCGACCCGTCCTTCGTGATCGGCGGGGAGATCTCCGAGGTCGGCTCCGGCGCGCACCACGGCACCGGTGAGCACTTCGTGGTCGAGGCGGACGAGAGCGACCGCTCGTTCCTCATCTACCGCCCGTACGTCTCGATCGTCACCAACATCGAGGCGGACCACCTCAACACCTACGGGGACCTGGCGAACCTGGAGGCGACCTTCGCCGACTTCGCCCGGCTCACCGACCCCGAGGGCTTCATCATCACCTGCGCCGACGACGCGGGCGGCCGGCGGCTGGCCGAGACGTTGCGCGCCGAGGGTCGTCGGGTCTGGACGTACGGCGAGTCGCCCGACGCCGACCTGCGACTGAGCGAGATGGCCTCCTCCGCGCAGGGGGTGCGCTACCTGGCCGCGATCGAGGGCCGGTCCCTGGGCGAGATCCGGATGCCGGTCCCGGGGCGGCACATGGCGCTCAACAGCGCCTGCGCGGTGCTCACCGCGTACCTGCTGGGGCTGCCGGTGCAGGCGGCCGAGGCGGCGCTCGGCGCGTTCCCCGGCGTACGCCGCCGGTTCGAGCGCAAGGGCGTCGCGGACGGCGTGCTGGTCTACGACGAGTACGCGTACCACCCGACCTCGATGACGCTGGCCCTGCAGACGCTGCGCGAGGTGGCCGGCGAGGGCCGGCTGATCGTGGTCTTCCAGCCGTACCGGCTGTACCGCACCCGGGACCTGCAGGCGGAGATCGCCGCCGCGCTCGGCATCGCCGACGAGGTGGTGCTGCTGGAGGTCTTCGGCCCCGGCGAGCTGCGCCAGCCGGGCGAGGGCTCGGCGGCGCTGATCGAGGCGGTGCCGCTGCCCGCCGAGCGGAAGGTCTTCGTCGAGGCGTGGGACGACGTGCCCGCCGAGGTGGCCCGTCGGGCCCGCCCCGGCGACGTGGTGGTGACCATGGGCGCCCCGCCGATCTCGTTGCTGGGTGACCAGCTGCTCGACGCCCTGCTGGCCCGGGCCGGCGAGCCGGGCGCGGCGGCGGTCGGCGCCGGTCCGGACGGCGCGGCGGCCACGGCCGGATGA